In Bacillus sp. NP247, one DNA window encodes the following:
- a CDS encoding putative quinol monooxygenase, whose product MIIIHAIFQVDPAKQQSFLEEIQPLIHGSREESGNISYDLYKDTEKENVYTMVEVWKDDKAVASHNTSEHFTSFVSKASQFLTAPLNIKVFNGELVK is encoded by the coding sequence ATGATTATTATTCACGCAATATTTCAAGTAGATCCAGCGAAACAACAATCATTTTTAGAAGAAATTCAACCACTCATTCATGGTTCAAGAGAAGAAAGTGGAAATATATCTTATGACTTATATAAAGATACAGAAAAAGAAAATGTTTATACGATGGTAGAAGTATGGAAAGATGATAAAGCAGTTGCGAGTCATAATACGAGTGAACACTTCACATCTTTTGTAAGTAAAGCATCACAATTTTTAACTGCTCCGCTTAATATAAAAGTGTTTAATGGAGAGTTAGTAAAATAA
- a CDS encoding DUF3902 family protein — protein sequence MKPVLKSILISFAFSAVGMCWLLFMLFRGGGDWLLSWIGVLMAYLSLYTLIDLYCKNTYEKTLNIVLIKSTVTTFSFGVLGIIFGIIHELLTPWSLSLMVWYWLLILLLFLTTIILLVILVFVNRKDQNFPGVYRLLILLNLLLTLGPVLWPLFLTILGNGMNASAGW from the coding sequence ATGAAACCAGTATTGAAAAGCATACTTATTTCCTTTGCTTTTTCTGCAGTAGGGATGTGTTGGCTGCTGTTCATGTTATTTAGAGGGGGCGGAGACTGGTTATTGTCTTGGATAGGTGTATTAATGGCATATTTATCTTTATACACTTTAATAGATTTATATTGTAAAAATACATACGAAAAAACATTAAATATAGTGCTTATAAAATCAACAGTTACTACCTTTAGTTTTGGAGTATTAGGAATCATATTTGGTATAATACACGAGCTATTAACACCATGGAGTCTCAGTTTAATGGTTTGGTATTGGTTGCTAATTCTACTTTTATTTTTAACGACCATAATATTATTAGTTATTTTAGTATTTGTAAATCGTAAAGATCAAAATTTCCCCGGGGTATATAGATTACTTATACTTCTAAATTTACTTCTTACGTTAGGACCAGTATTGTGGCCACTATTTCTTACTATTCTTGGAAATGGTATGAATGCTAGTGCAGGATGGTAA
- a CDS encoding nitroreductase family protein, whose amino-acid sequence MTNLLKTNDFNEILTGRRSIRKYDPAVKISKEEMTEILTEATLAPSSVNMQPWRFLVIESDEAKATLAPLAKFNQSQVETSSAMIAVFGDLNNFDNAEEIYGTAVERGLMPAEVKEDQMQKLSGYFSMVTPEVMKDTVLIDGGLVAMQFMLAARAHGYDTCPIGGFEKDQIAEAFGLDKERHVPVMLISIGKAADSGYESVRLPIEKVAEWK is encoded by the coding sequence ATGACAAACTTACTAAAAACAAATGACTTTAATGAAATTTTAACAGGACGCCGTTCAATTCGTAAATATGATCCAGCTGTAAAAATTAGCAAAGAAGAAATGACTGAAATTCTTACAGAAGCAACACTTGCACCATCTTCAGTAAACATGCAACCATGGAGATTCCTTGTTATTGAAAGTGACGAAGCGAAAGCAACACTTGCGCCACTTGCGAAATTCAATCAATCTCAAGTAGAAACATCTTCAGCGATGATTGCTGTATTTGGTGACTTAAACAACTTTGATAACGCAGAAGAAATTTACGGTACAGCAGTTGAGCGCGGTTTAATGCCAGCTGAAGTAAAAGAAGATCAAATGCAAAAACTTTCAGGCTACTTCTCAATGGTTACGCCAGAAGTAATGAAAGATACAGTACTAATTGACGGTGGCCTTGTAGCGATGCAATTTATGTTAGCAGCTCGTGCTCACGGCTATGATACTTGTCCAATTGGTGGATTTGAAAAAGACCAAATCGCAGAAGCATTCGGATTAGATAAAGAGCGTCACGTACCAGTAATGTTAATTTCAATCGGAAAAGCTGCTGACAGTGGTTACGAATCAGTACGTCTTCCAATTGAAAAAGTTGCTGAGTGGAAGTAA
- a CDS encoding serine hydrolase, translating to MKKCNSIKLASLAVLLAGTTLFTPGFTVKAESVQNLSSPSQSHDQKNRNGWKQVMQETVQLGTPGILAKASNNGKTSSYTAGVADLSTKKPVKSDYRFRIGSVTKTFTATTVLQLVGENRVQLDDPIEKWLPGLIQGNGYDGNQITIRQLLNHTSGIAEYLKSKDADIMNSKKTYTAEEIVKMGLSLPPDFSPGKGWSYSNTGYVILGMLIEKITGNSYAEEIEKRIIEPLDLSNTFLPGNSTVIPGKNHARGYMKIEGTSELKDITYYNPSLAKSAGDMISNADDLNKFFSSLLGGKLLRENQLKEMLTTVPVEGKGVGDGYGLGIYETKLPNGVSIWGHGGAIPGFTTFAGGVIGGKHTLSVSINSLGAIDIGTQFNKMMQIEFNK from the coding sequence ATGAAAAAATGTAATTCAATTAAGTTAGCAAGTTTGGCAGTTTTATTAGCGGGTACTACTCTATTCACGCCAGGTTTTACTGTGAAGGCAGAGTCGGTTCAAAATTTATCTAGTCCGTCACAATCACATGATCAAAAGAACCGGAATGGTTGGAAACAAGTAATGCAGGAAACAGTACAGCTTGGAACGCCAGGGATATTAGCTAAGGCGTCTAACAACGGAAAAACTAGTAGTTATACTGCTGGCGTGGCGGATTTAAGTACAAAGAAACCGGTGAAATCGGATTATCGCTTTCGGATTGGTAGTGTGACGAAAACATTTACTGCTACGACTGTTCTTCAATTAGTAGGAGAAAATCGCGTACAACTTGACGATCCAATTGAGAAGTGGCTACCAGGTCTCATTCAAGGAAATGGGTATGATGGCAATCAAATTACGATACGTCAACTTTTGAATCATACGAGTGGTATAGCTGAATACTTAAAGTCAAAAGACGCTGACATAATGAATTCAAAAAAAACGTATACAGCAGAAGAAATAGTGAAAATGGGGCTTTCTCTACCGCCTGATTTTTCGCCAGGTAAGGGGTGGTCGTATTCAAACACAGGATACGTAATATTAGGAATGCTTATTGAAAAAATAACTGGAAATAGTTATGCAGAAGAAATTGAAAAGCGAATTATTGAACCTTTGGATCTGTCAAATACGTTTTTACCAGGGAATTCAACCGTTATCCCAGGAAAGAATCATGCTCGAGGGTATATGAAAATTGAAGGAACAAGCGAGTTGAAAGACATAACGTATTATAATCCGAGTTTAGCTAAGTCAGCTGGAGATATGATTTCTAATGCGGACGATTTAAATAAGTTCTTTTCATCTTTACTCGGTGGTAAGTTACTGAGGGAAAATCAACTAAAAGAAATGCTTACCACAGTTCCTGTAGAAGGAAAAGGTGTTGGTGATGGATATGGTCTTGGAATCTATGAGACTAAACTTCCAAACGGTGTTTCAATTTGGGGTCACGGAGGGGCAATTCCTGGATTTACAACTTTTGCTGGGGGAGTAATTGGAGGCAAACATACATTGTCTGTCAGTATTAACTCTTTAGGTGCGATTGATATTGGTACGCAGTTTAATAAAATGATGCAAATTGAATTTAATAAATAG